A segment of the Mytilus trossulus isolate FHL-02 chromosome 12, PNRI_Mtr1.1.1.hap1, whole genome shotgun sequence genome:
TGACGTACtagaaagagaaaataaaatggAAGACATGAAGTATTCGCAAGAAATTATTTCTCAAACTGATGCTCATATGGCCATGCAGGCTTTAAATCCACACGGCATTACTGCAAAACTACACAAGGCAAGTGGAAAAAATAACTCTAAAAAGGGACAGATGAAGCTGATTGCCGAAAACACATCCCATCATGGTGTTTATACCAGCGTGCTTAAACTACCTTGGAGTAGACGTACTCGTACACCAAAAAATGACCCAGCACAGGGAGCAAAAAACGCTGATAAAGCCAAAAAACAATTGGTATCATGTGATAATTTTATACCTCCTAACATAGAAGAGCTACACGAATCTGGTTTATCACCAATACCAATTAAAATGGAACCTGTAGATGAGGAGGGATCAGAAACTCTTGTCAATCCACAGCTTCAACAGCCAGTTATGTTAATGCCTGTTCCAGGTATCCCTTCGTCACAAAATGGAATCTTTGTTCCGACCAATAATATGCCTTTATACTCGGAAGCACACAATACTCAACCAATGATGATGGTTTATCCAAATGCCTCGTTTATGAATTTAGAACGTCCAACACGAAAGAGGGGGAGACCACCGAAAGTGCCAGTACTCGCTAGAATGCTTTCAGATACAAGTAAAGTACCACGCTTTGACTTTCCAGTAACAAACTTTTTCCCACAGTATACACAATGTCAACAACCGGCCATTGTATTAAACGTCAACAATATGATGAATACCGGAAATGTTGCCAACGCAACTAACAACACCAGTGCGAACGTAAACACAACGACTGCAACTAATGTTGTGGAAAATACAGTGGAACAAAGAGGACAAAGTAATGAACAAGAACACACAAATAAAGAGCAAGCAAACACGACTGATATGATCTCACCGGAAGCCATGACACTTAATGTTCCAGTTCAAGGTCAAATTTACAATATGACGAACGGTAACTCTAAGGAAATGACAGACATATACAACATGGCGGAACAAAAGGTTAAGGAAACCTTTGCCTCGAACACAGTTAAGGAAAATTTTGCATCTAAAACATCCATGACTACAACTACTTCGATAGCAAACGTACAGAGTGGAGCTATCTACCAAGAAATGATTCTATCTTCAAAAACACTGGTCAATGTACGCCCAAGAAAACGACAAAGTACAACTgaacttttaaaatcaaaatctacTCCAGCGAATGACTTCATCTGTACGTCATTCAAACTTCGTAATGTCAACAAACAAGAGAAGGAGAAGAAGAAAACACCATGGATACCTGGAATGAAACGAAGAGGTCGACCaccgaaaaagaaattatttagcATGATGGAAGGACAGGTTGATAACATCTTACATCCAGAAAACTTTATGCCAGCTACTATTCACCATTTTCCGCCAGGCGTTGTTGCAAGTACCGTCCAACCACCAGAAGTATATAGTCCCGGTATGACTGCCGGTCAGCATATCATTACGCCTCAGATATCTCCAATCAGCGTAGCTTCAGTACCACAACAACGAAATGAGATGGATGTAAATGGATCACCCACTCCAACAGATGGTTCTTCGACTAAcgatgaaaataaacaaacggACGACGAAAATGAAGGAAACGGTAAAGATATGTTCCAACAACTATTTCACTGCAAGATTTGTAACGAAATAGTTCCGGTAGAGAAACGAGAGGAACATCGTGAAAGGCATGTCCAAATGAAATACTGTTGTAACAAGTGCGAATCGGTCAAAATGTCTTACGTCCAACGAGACGATGTCGAGAAAGACGAAAGCATCGATAACCTTTTCAAATGTAATGAGTGCAAAACAGACGACACATCAGACGCATCGTCTGTTTCACTTGTTTGCCCACTGTGTAATGATCGATTTCTGGAATTTTCGTCCCTTTCCAATCACAAACAAAACGTTCATCAAAACTCAAACGGCAAAGACTTTAGCTGTACAGAATGTGACAAGATCTTTGTTAATTACCAAAAATTTAAACTTCACCAACAATTGTGCCACGCCACACGTTATCATTCATGTCCGTATCAGAATTGTCAAAAAATTTACACGTCTccctcaaaattacaaaatcatataCAGAAGCGTCATGAAAACAAACTTCATCTGAGATGTATTTTTGAAGGATGCAACGAGAAGTTTTTTAATCATGCTTCTTTAAAAGAACATATTCAGACAAAGCATTACAGTGTTAAACGATACACATGTTCAAAACCCGGATGTGAGGAGGAATTCACGTCGGAACGAGATCTTAAATTTCATCTTCTGCTTCACAATGACAGTGACATGTGTACTTATGAATGCGAAATATGTGACTACCGTTGTCATCAGCAACATGTTTTAGAATGGCACATGAAAAATCTCCATCCAGAAACAGTCAGCAAAGATGATGATGGTGGGTCGAAAAATGACAATCAAGACAATTAGTGCTACTTAATCACCATGGTTATTGCTTATCAAAGACATTTATAAGCAAATAATGAAACCAATTTGTTATAAAGTGAACGGTCTTATATTTAaaggaaacaaaacattattgGTCTTTAGAAGCAATTGGTGCTAAAGAACGCCAAGAGACATGATATGTTTTCAAAATGCTCAACAAGTTATGTTAATGAAGTATCAattaaaagatgtaaataatTATGCAAAACTCTTAATAGCGTGCATGAGTtcgactgtccctctggtatctttcgcccctctttcagAAAGAACAAGATTTATATGGCCTATAATCTTTGGTTATTTTAGAATTGTCATGTTTTTCTAATGATAATCATGAGGTTTtgctaaataattcaaacaatgaAGTCATGACTAGTACTTATAGTCCTGTCTTTGTATTGGATTTTTGCACGTTATATAgtcacatttttatttcatgtccTCGGCAAAAAAATGCTCtagaaaatagtttattttattttgtttatgctTTTGTGCAACGAGGAGATTATTGAGAATATAAGTATTggtcattttaattttctctgCAAATAACGACATGAGTAGTCTCCAGTCGtaacaaaaagataaaagattacTTTTCGCGGCACCAGACACAAGTtgtttcctttttcctttttcctttttcgatattcaaattgaatttttttccctcaaaattttattttgaaataaacatcgaaggaaatagaaaccgaataaggcaatgaaaatcgaaaaaggaaaaagaaaacgaataaggaaacgaaaaaaaaattgaaaaaaaaaatttttgaaaaaaaaatttgagagaaaaaataatttagtttggacttgaaaattttttaaatttgaatatcgaaaaaggaaaaaggaaacaACTTGTGTCTGGTTTTCGCGGCTACCATCTTAAATTTCTTTACAAAGAGCACGAAATAGATCTCAAACGGCGGAAGGTCACTGATTAGAGACGGATCACATTTTGCCCTAAAAGGGACTTCCGGTTGTCCGACTGATGGTGCTTTCATAGGCTTTCCATATAGACTATGATGTCACAAAACCGGAAGTGATGTAGATTCTATAAATATACAGAATTGCCTTCCTTTTTATCGCACCATGTTCGTGGGGCTAGTTTAAGCCATTGCAAAGACTTGATGTCCGTCAGACCCCGCTAACTTTACAAAAAACTTCTCTGAAATACTAGGCCAACGCAagtgttataaaataaataggTGTGGCATGATAGCTAAGAAGACAATGAGcaaaatatttaatgtataGTAAGCTGTTTAAGCCATGACATGgcaaatatcaaacaaaacaaagttaaatcacaaaaatactgaaaaccAAGGTAATATCAAAACGGGAAGTCCCTAATCTAATGGcaacatcaaaagttaaaacacatcaaacgaatgaataacaactggcatattcctgacatggtacatgtattttcttatgtagaaaatagtggacaaaacctggttttatagctagctcaACCTCTCACTTccatgacagtcgcatcaaatatCATTGTATTggcaacgatgtgtgaacaaaacaaacagacataatattaataggtaaacatgtcaaaataggggtacagcagtaaacattgtgttataatcttaatccttataaaacaaaaaaattgtaacaaagTAGCACTAAATGGAATATAGACcaagcatattagcaaaaaataaagactagaatacacaaatttaccatAGTACAGTAACAGACGTAATGACGGGGTGTACAGAGCTACGTCATATATAGAagaaagaagcacaaaaaggcaaaaAGACTAAGAACATTAGAATAATGAAagacaacaaatataaaaatttataatagc
Coding sequences within it:
- the LOC134693114 gene encoding uncharacterized protein LOC134693114; this encodes MAHRRKSSHPLCKQKRISSVVDRVLAAKLQENEKKKEIFYSDSNDTDYKSCSGNESDTRRNALKQNGSNPRSTIQEKDKNFEIPNDLLGEFQALKKATNLDTTSLMRKLIHDYAQSSSCEKNTSGSRLTSQLFDVSIQSSEKDKTGLINYYDEDRPVSPGEIIRSDVKKQRRYDTTQIDIPVRKAVEVQRNPSPARIYSAEPYYWSDENYEPPFRDESTFSNGYTNSMKVPTVVREQESDSSCESPSFAENNRPNSRQSLYAQSIGSEGSGRNVISEPNVEYAYVNDPLKSKSQDPYVTATPMMDDGSVSSAFPLVASLCDENGVIISPKHDDDVLERENKMEDMKYSQEIISQTDAHMAMQALNPHGITAKLHKASGKNNSKKGQMKLIAENTSHHGVYTSVLKLPWSRRTRTPKNDPAQGAKNADKAKKQLVSCDNFIPPNIEELHESGLSPIPIKMEPVDEEGSETLVNPQLQQPVMLMPVPGIPSSQNGIFVPTNNMPLYSEAHNTQPMMMVYPNASFMNLERPTRKRGRPPKVPVLARMLSDTSKVPRFDFPVTNFFPQYTQCQQPAIVLNVNNMMNTGNVANATNNTSANVNTTTATNVVENTVEQRGQSNEQEHTNKEQANTTDMISPEAMTLNVPVQGQIYNMTNGNSKEMTDIYNMAEQKVKETFASNTVKENFASKTSMTTTTSIANVQSGAIYQEMILSSKTLVNVRPRKRQSTTELLKSKSTPANDFICTSFKLRNVNKQEKEKKKTPWIPGMKRRGRPPKKKLFSMMEGQVDNILHPENFMPATIHHFPPGVVASTVQPPEVYSPGMTAGQHIITPQISPISVASVPQQRNEMDVNGSPTPTDGSSTNDENKQTDDENEGNGKDMFQQLFHCKICNEIVPVEKREEHRERHVQMKYCCNKCESVKMSYVQRDDVEKDESIDNLFKCNECKTDDTSDASSVSLVCPLCNDRFLEFSSLSNHKQNVHQNSNGKDFSCTECDKIFVNYQKFKLHQQLCHATRYHSCPYQNCQKIYTSPSKLQNHIQKRHENKLHLRCIFEGCNEKFFNHASLKEHIQTKHYSVKRYTCSKPGCEEEFTSERDLKFHLLLHNDSDMCTYECEICDYRCHQQHVLEWHMKNLHPETVSKDDDGGSKNDNQDN